The segment GCGGCTGATCATTTGGCTGCCATTTATGCACATGTTGGGGATAACATCTTCGATGTCGCAATCGTAAACGACAAACTTCCCCCTCCGCTCATTCAGGAGCAATATGCATTGGAAGGAGCGACAACTGTATTGCCGGATGTTGAAGCTATCAAGGATTTGGGTTGTGATGTATTGGTAGCGGATCTGTTGCAATACCAGAGTGTGCTCCGCCATGATGCTGTTCGTCTCAGTCATTATATTGTAGAATTAGTCCAGGGCTGTCACTCTGAAAGTTGATGAGGAAGTGATGGTAGATGTCCTTTGCCTCCGTCACCAAACAAGAGCTTACCCGAATCGAATCCACCCGGCACTGTCAGCGTGCGGAGTTGTCTGCGCTGGTTCGGATGAATGGGTCTATACAGTTGGGAAGCGAGGCCATCCGTCTTGAAGTCACCACAGAAAACAATGCGATTGCCCGCCGAACATACTCACTGTTGAAACAACTCTATCACGTACAACCGGAAGTCATTATCCGGAAAAAAGCCAGGCTGAAAAAGAACAATACCTATGTGGTCCGGCTATCTTCTGAGGCGGAAAGGGTTCTTCGTCACCTGTGCATACTGGAAGAGGGCTTGGAGCGAGTGACAGGGATTGATCCATCCCTGGTGTCGGAGGAGTGTTGCCGCCGTGCATACCTTCGGGGGGCATTTTTGGCCGGAGGTTCGGTAAACAATCCGGACAGTGCTTCTTATCATCTGGAGATTGTTTCCACCTACCAGGATCACAGTGAATCCCTGTGCCATCTTTTGAACGTTTATCGACTTCATGCAAAGTGGATTGAACGAAAAAAGGGGTTCGTCGTCTATATAAAAGAAGGGGATAAGATCGGTGAGTTTCTCAATATTATCGGAGCCCACCAGTCTTTGTTCCAGTTTGAAGACGTTCGTATCATGAAGGATATG is part of the Kroppenstedtia pulmonis genome and harbors:
- the whiA gene encoding DNA-binding protein WhiA — encoded protein: MSFASVTKQELTRIESTRHCQRAELSALVRMNGSIQLGSEAIRLEVTTENNAIARRTYSLLKQLYHVQPEVIIRKKARLKKNNTYVVRLSSEAERVLRHLCILEEGLERVTGIDPSLVSEECCRRAYLRGAFLAGGSVNNPDSASYHLEIVSTYQDHSESLCHLLNVYRLHAKWIERKKGFVVYIKEGDKIGEFLNIIGAHQSLFQFEDVRIMKDMRNSVNRLVNCETANLNKTIQAAMRQVENIRLIDREIGLDQLPDRLREMAETRLKHPEITLTELGQALPGRKVSKSAVNHRLRKLDQIATKLREGLS